A genomic window from Alkalihalobacillus sp. AL-G includes:
- a CDS encoding glycosyltransferase family 4 protein — protein sequence MRVVMLISSFYPLIGGAETQAQRLGSKLVQQGHEIIVLTRWHKGLDKNELIDGICVKRLKVTSLPKLAPIIYMIKALFYIIKNYKKINILHAHALSAPGVTASIASFITNIPSIAKIAGGGNKLGCEIKRIYHSGALGKIKVLFMRKYISKFIAISKAIEKDLLDVKIPASKIYFLPNGINTENYKENNSDEKNVMLNKLSLPRDKKLFLYAGRLEKVKGIDILLDAWVNLEEEYKVNSTLIILGDGSINISSYLSDSSIIYKGKVNNVNEYLSVADFFVLPSRYEGISNALLEAMASKLTIIASDVGGNPDVIKNNINGLLFEAEKVDALSKVLQVLIAKDGYERFGEQAYNFILRNFDLDVISKNYLQLYKEISYDHKDV from the coding sequence ATGAGAGTTGTAATGTTAATTTCAAGCTTTTATCCATTAATTGGTGGTGCAGAAACACAAGCTCAAAGGCTTGGATCGAAGTTAGTCCAACAGGGGCATGAAATTATTGTATTAACCAGATGGCATAAAGGGCTGGATAAAAATGAATTAATTGATGGAATATGTGTTAAACGGCTAAAAGTAACATCATTACCTAAATTAGCACCAATTATTTATATGATAAAGGCTTTATTTTATATTATTAAGAATTATAAAAAGATTAACATACTACATGCTCATGCATTGAGTGCACCAGGTGTTACTGCATCAATAGCATCCTTTATTACAAACATTCCTTCTATTGCTAAGATAGCAGGAGGGGGAAATAAACTTGGATGCGAAATTAAACGAATATATCATAGTGGTGCACTAGGTAAAATAAAGGTCTTATTTATGAGAAAATATATTTCTAAATTTATTGCTATAAGTAAAGCAATTGAAAAAGACTTACTAGATGTAAAAATTCCTGCATCAAAAATATATTTTTTACCCAATGGAATAAATACAGAGAACTATAAAGAGAATAACAGTGATGAAAAAAATGTAATGCTAAATAAATTATCCTTACCTAGGGATAAGAAGCTATTTTTATATGCTGGACGACTAGAAAAAGTAAAAGGTATAGACATTTTGTTAGATGCTTGGGTTAACCTTGAAGAGGAATATAAAGTTAACAGTACTTTAATAATTCTTGGCGATGGTTCGATCAATATTTCATCTTATTTAAGTGACAGCTCTATTATTTATAAAGGAAAAGTTAACAATGTAAATGAGTATTTGTCTGTTGCAGATTTCTTTGTATTACCGTCCAGGTACGAAGGAATATCCAATGCTCTATTAGAAGCAATGGCCTCCAAGCTAACAATTATCGCCAGTGACGTAGGTGGCAACCCGGATGTAATTAAGAACAATATTAATGGACTATTATTCGAAGCGGAAAAAGTAGATGCATTATCAAAAGTTTTACAGGTTTTAATTGCTAAGGATGGTTATGAACGATTTGGTGAACAAGCATACAATTTTATATTGAGGAATTTTGACCTAGATGTAATATCAAAGAATTACCTACAGTTATACAAGGAAATAAGTTACGACCATAAAGATGTGTGA
- a CDS encoding acyltransferase yields MVLIKWIQNYKIKKALKNGLNIGDKCRILGNPSFGSEPYLIKIGDRSTITSGVKFITHDGGTWVFRHRKELNHIKKYGKIELGNNCFVGINSIIMPNVKIGDNCVVGAGSVVTKDIPSNSVAVGNPARVIMSVEEYIRKSEQKATPYPKNVSSKREYLTKYFWGESK; encoded by the coding sequence TTGGTTCTCATTAAATGGATACAAAATTATAAAATAAAAAAGGCATTAAAAAATGGTTTAAATATTGGAGATAAATGTCGTATACTGGGAAATCCTTCATTTGGTAGTGAACCATATTTAATAAAAATAGGAGATAGGTCTACCATTACTAGCGGAGTTAAGTTTATAACTCATGACGGAGGGACATGGGTATTTAGGCACAGAAAAGAACTTAATCATATAAAGAAATACGGAAAAATAGAATTGGGCAATAACTGTTTTGTTGGTATTAATTCAATTATTATGCCAAACGTTAAAATTGGAGATAATTGCGTTGTTGGTGCTGGATCAGTAGTTACAAAAGATATCCCCTCGAACTCAGTAGCTGTAGGAAACCCCGCAAGAGTTATTATGTCTGTTGAAGAATATATCAGGAAGTCTGAACAAAAGGCTACGCCTTACCCAAAAAATGTTTCTTCAAAGAGAGAATACTTGACCAAGTATTTTTGGGGAGAATCTAAATGA
- the asnB gene encoding asparagine synthase (glutamine-hydrolyzing), with protein MCGFAGFINRRQKMGREYNQRVIQDMTNNISHRGPDDSGYWIENNSGLTIGHRRLSIIDLSPSGHQPMASFSGRYIIAFNGEIYNFHNVKEELFRTSSQSVFQGHSDTEVILAAVETWGLEHCVNKFVGMFAFALYDRNTKELYLVRDRIGEKPLYYGWKGDTFLFASELKALRKHPSFDDEIDRDSLALYMRHNYIPTPYSIYKGIYKLEPGTILKIHTDSFNQQTITYWSIVERLKSKSNFTYNEEQTSIKELDNLINQSINQQMLASDVPVGAFLSGGIDSSTIVSIMQSQSSQPIKTFTIGFNETGFNEATHAKKIANYLGTDHTELYVTAEQAMDVIPKLPSLYDEPFSDSSQIPTFLVSQLARESVTVSLSGDGGDELFGGYDRYLSTIKKNNFVNRIPFILRKALSTGLSVMPAERCKIYSRLLSVRNDSELYKLLLTHWDNPTRVIHGSREPLTKLNGNIVDPNDDFLKWMQLVDILMYLRDDILVKLDRASMGVSLESRIPLLDHRIIDFAIHLPTKYKISDNQGKWILRQVLYKYLPESLVNRPKSGFNVPIGEWLRGPLREWGEELLSSNRLREEGFFNEKIIRRKWEEHQSSKYNWHGQLWDVLMFQAWLESIKREK; from the coding sequence ATGTGTGGATTCGCTGGATTTATTAATAGAAGACAAAAAATGGGACGTGAATATAATCAAAGAGTTATACAGGATATGACTAACAATATTTCACATCGGGGGCCCGATGATAGTGGTTACTGGATAGAAAATAATAGTGGTTTAACCATTGGGCATAGAAGACTTTCAATCATAGACCTGTCTCCAAGTGGGCATCAACCTATGGCGTCCTTTAGTGGGCGTTATATTATTGCTTTTAATGGAGAAATATATAACTTTCACAATGTAAAAGAAGAATTATTTAGGACTAGTTCACAATCTGTTTTTCAAGGACATTCCGATACTGAAGTCATTTTAGCCGCAGTAGAAACTTGGGGTTTGGAACATTGTGTAAATAAGTTTGTTGGTATGTTTGCATTCGCTCTTTATGATAGAAATACTAAGGAATTGTACTTAGTTCGTGATCGTATAGGTGAAAAGCCGTTGTATTACGGCTGGAAAGGAGATACCTTTCTGTTTGCCTCTGAACTTAAGGCGTTAAGGAAACACCCTAGTTTTGATGATGAAATAGATAGAGATTCTCTTGCATTGTATATGAGACATAACTATATTCCAACACCTTATTCAATTTATAAAGGGATATATAAATTAGAACCAGGGACCATTTTAAAAATTCATACTGATTCTTTTAATCAACAGACTATTACTTATTGGTCAATTGTAGAACGGCTTAAAAGCAAAAGCAATTTCACATATAATGAGGAACAAACATCTATTAAAGAACTGGATAACCTGATTAATCAATCTATCAATCAACAGATGCTGGCTTCTGATGTACCTGTGGGTGCATTTTTATCAGGTGGAATTGACTCTTCTACTATTGTTTCTATAATGCAATCCCAAAGTTCCCAACCTATAAAAACTTTTACTATAGGGTTTAATGAAACTGGCTTCAATGAAGCAACTCATGCAAAAAAGATTGCTAATTATCTTGGCACTGATCATACAGAATTGTACGTTACTGCAGAACAAGCGATGGATGTTATCCCTAAATTACCAAGTCTATATGATGAACCTTTTTCAGACTCATCACAAATACCAACATTTTTAGTTTCACAGTTAGCGAGGGAAAGTGTAACAGTTTCATTATCTGGAGATGGTGGAGATGAATTATTTGGGGGATACGATAGGTATCTTAGTACAATAAAAAAAAACAATTTTGTTAATAGGATACCATTTATCTTAAGAAAGGCTCTTTCAACAGGATTATCAGTAATGCCTGCGGAAAGATGTAAAATTTATTCGAGGTTACTGTCAGTTAGAAATGATAGTGAACTATATAAACTGCTTTTAACACACTGGGACAATCCAACTAGAGTAATTCATGGTTCAAGAGAACCTTTAACAAAACTAAATGGTAATATAGTGGATCCTAATGATGATTTTTTGAAATGGATGCAATTGGTTGATATATTGATGTATCTTCGAGATGACATTTTGGTTAAATTAGATCGTGCCAGCATGGGAGTTAGCCTTGAATCTCGTATTCCGCTTTTAGACCATAGGATTATTGACTTTGCCATTCACTTACCGACAAAATATAAAATAAGTGATAACCAAGGAAAGTGGATTTTACGGCAAGTCCTTTATAAATATTTACCCGAATCATTAGTTAATAGGCCCAAAAGCGGCTTTAATGTACCAATTGGAGAGTGGCTTAGAGGACCTTTAAGAGAGTGGGGAGAAGAGTTACTTTCGTCAAACAGATTACGTGAAGAAGGCTTTTTTAATGAAAAAATTATCAGGAGAAAATGGGAAGAACATCAGTCTTCTAAATATAACTGGCATGGCCAGTTATGGGACGTATTAATGTTTCAGGCTTGGTTAGAATCAATTAAAAGAGAAAAGTAA
- a CDS encoding glycosyltransferase, with amino-acid sequence MYENNIKVSVCVLTYNHEKYIKEALDSILEQDVDFKYEIVIGDDCSTDRTKELILQYKKRYPNIIKPILRDENVGILRNFNEVLQKCSGMYIAHLDGDDRMLPLKLQKQVKFLDENPGFALCCHNVRVFDSETNQTLYFFNEKFKLDVGTIDDLVKHGTYFAHCSKMFRRSAVGEGLNPNNHFIIDWLFHIENARHGKIGYIDDVLGEYRKHSYGITSFKKEKKKLVFNEQIYTLNVARKYVSDETVKQGFAKLYYSQAWYYLNNNMYDDFRDAIKKSIDLGSIRGYQHLILYYFRNVPRLLFAIRRLKKFVSMYK; translated from the coding sequence ATGTATGAAAATAATATAAAAGTAAGTGTATGCGTATTGACATATAACCATGAGAAATATATAAAGGAAGCGCTCGATAGTATTTTAGAACAAGACGTTGATTTTAAATATGAAATTGTTATTGGTGATGACTGTTCGACTGATAGAACTAAGGAATTAATTCTCCAGTATAAGAAAAGATACCCCAATATAATTAAACCAATCTTAAGAGATGAAAATGTTGGGATATTAAGAAACTTTAATGAAGTTTTACAAAAATGTTCTGGCATGTATATTGCACATTTAGACGGTGATGATCGGATGCTTCCTTTAAAGTTGCAAAAACAAGTTAAGTTTTTAGACGAAAACCCTGGTTTCGCATTATGTTGCCATAATGTTAGAGTCTTTGATTCGGAAACTAATCAAACATTATATTTTTTTAATGAAAAGTTCAAATTAGATGTTGGTACAATAGATGATTTGGTGAAACATGGGACTTATTTTGCACATTGTTCTAAGATGTTTAGAAGGAGTGCAGTTGGAGAAGGCTTAAATCCAAATAACCATTTTATTATTGATTGGTTGTTTCATATCGAAAATGCTAGACACGGTAAAATTGGTTATATTGATGATGTTTTAGGTGAATATAGGAAACACTCATATGGGATTACATCTTTTAAAAAAGAAAAAAAGAAACTCGTATTTAATGAACAGATTTACACGCTAAATGTCGCAAGGAAATACGTATCTGATGAAACTGTAAAACAGGGCTTCGCAAAGTTATATTATTCTCAAGCTTGGTATTATTTGAATAACAATATGTATGATGATTTTAGAGATGCGATTAAAAAAAGTATTGATTTAGGATCAATACGGGGTTATCAACACTTAATTTTATATTATTTTCGAAATGTTCCTAGGTTGTTATTTGCAATAAGAAGGTTAAAAAAATTTGTTAGTATGTACAAGTAG
- a CDS encoding acetyltransferase encodes MSDKLILWGCGGHAREVSHLCEQIGLEIIGYLDERKEMKGKIVNDLPVLGDIDDILNLRGRVKIVCSSVGSPTLKERFVKKTLEYGFDFSDPIIHPNVYISKRNVIGKGSIICEGVILTVNIEIGDFVIVNRKVTIGHDCNIGDYSTVSPGVNISGNIKIGEKAYIGTGASVREKITIGKSALIGGGAFVKDDVPNNTLFAGVPAVFQRIVEDV; translated from the coding sequence ATGTCAGATAAGCTTATATTATGGGGATGTGGTGGACATGCAAGAGAAGTGAGCCACTTATGTGAACAAATTGGTTTAGAGATTATTGGCTATCTAGATGAAAGGAAAGAAATGAAAGGGAAAATAGTGAATGATCTTCCTGTATTAGGAGACATTGATGACATCCTAAACTTAAGAGGTCGAGTTAAAATAGTATGTTCTTCTGTTGGGTCCCCTACTTTAAAGGAAAGATTTGTTAAGAAAACTTTAGAATATGGTTTTGATTTTTCTGATCCAATTATACATCCAAATGTTTATATATCAAAAAGAAACGTAATTGGTAAAGGGAGTATTATCTGTGAAGGTGTAATATTAACGGTAAATATTGAAATAGGTGACTTTGTCATAGTAAATAGGAAGGTTACTATTGGACATGATTGTAACATTGGCGACTATTCTACAGTAAGTCCTGGTGTGAATATTAGTGGAAATATCAAAATTGGAGAGAAAGCTTATATAGGCACTGGAGCTTCAGTAAGAGAAAAAATAACAATAGGGAAATCTGCATTGATTGGTGGTGGGGCGTTTGTAAAAGATGACGTTCCTAACAATACATTATTTGCTGGTGTTCCTGCTGTATTTCAAAGGATTGTAGAGGATGTATGA
- a CDS encoding aminotransferase class I/II-fold pyridoxal phosphate-dependent enzyme, whose amino-acid sequence MSKIPFLKPNVVDIDKYKHYVDRIDRSHYYSNFGPLNTLFEQKVLEGYFDNHGAVTTVNNATTGLMLAISALKRSKGRYALMPSFTFSATALAAVWCGLEPYFIDVTEEEWCMDEKLLHDAINELGDDLAIVIPYDTFGKGMNLSFYEKLSNNGIPVVIDAAASFGTNVDSVQFGKGFSGAVVFSFHATKAFGVGEGGLIYSEDKDLISKIRQSSNFGFSQERETFIQGLNGKMSEFTAAIALATLESFDLKIKHLQNLYDLYSDLFKKTRLIDDGWKLQKTSSTTPHQFLPVKCPKDTQNTEILGQLLSSDIEARTYFDPACHEQELFKKYPSTSLEVTNSLSTSILSLPLWVGLTETQVSKIIGVLKNVR is encoded by the coding sequence ATGAGTAAAATACCTTTCTTAAAGCCGAATGTTGTTGATATAGATAAGTATAAACACTATGTTGATAGAATAGATCGGTCGCATTATTATAGCAATTTTGGTCCATTAAATACATTATTTGAACAAAAAGTGTTAGAGGGATATTTTGATAATCACGGTGCAGTAACTACTGTGAATAATGCAACCACCGGCCTAATGTTGGCAATCTCGGCTTTAAAACGGTCCAAAGGGCGATATGCGTTGATGCCGAGTTTCACTTTTTCAGCTACAGCTTTAGCAGCTGTTTGGTGTGGTTTAGAACCTTATTTTATAGATGTAACTGAAGAAGAATGGTGCATGGATGAAAAATTATTGCATGATGCGATAAATGAATTGGGAGACGACTTAGCAATAGTTATCCCCTACGATACATTTGGAAAAGGGATGAACTTATCATTTTATGAAAAGTTAAGCAATAATGGAATTCCCGTAGTAATTGATGCTGCAGCTAGCTTTGGTACCAACGTGGATAGCGTGCAGTTTGGAAAGGGATTTTCAGGAGCAGTAGTTTTTAGCTTTCATGCGACAAAAGCTTTTGGTGTCGGTGAGGGAGGACTTATTTATAGTGAAGATAAAGATTTGATATCAAAAATCAGACAGTCTTCAAATTTTGGATTTTCACAAGAACGTGAAACTTTTATACAAGGGTTAAATGGGAAAATGTCTGAGTTCACAGCGGCTATTGCACTAGCAACACTAGAGTCATTTGATTTAAAGATAAAACACTTGCAAAACCTTTATGATTTATACAGCGATTTATTTAAAAAAACTAGATTAATTGATGATGGGTGGAAGTTACAAAAAACTTCAAGCACCACCCCTCACCAGTTTTTACCAGTCAAATGTCCAAAAGACACGCAAAACACTGAAATTTTAGGACAACTTTTGTCCTCAGACATAGAAGCTCGAACTTATTTCGACCCAGCATGCCATGAACAAGAGTTATTCAAAAAATATCCTTCTACTTCTTTGGAAGTTACAAACAGTTTATCAACTAGTATTCTTAGCTTACCGTTATGGGTAGGTTTGACCGAAACACAAGTTTCGAAAATTATCGGGGTGTTAAAGAATGTCAGATAA
- a CDS encoding oligosaccharide flippase family protein: MRELWVKILHTSGARVYKLISSLIVFVITARLLGAEGRGLIVAVITWVTLFSTVGHFSLGQVSIHRASQVKGKDWYSKTFISLIYLGILISLASIIIAFILFVYSNGEFYGGIPASLLIIGFFLLPLQIWEKYSSSLLMAIDKLNKYNKALIIGSSFNLLLTAVFVGVFKWGVIGALISNIISQIYISSAGLIILWKMYDRRIMFELQEAIRLFSDGFKLHLNAIGAFLINKSDILMLNHFLLVRDVGIYQFAYQLISILLIIPTATLSVFYSKMAQVGVNKFWDNQKKIMIKILAIIILISLIGFILAPYIIPFIAGEEFSNSINIFRLLLISLFGLSFSTLMANQWVGRGLFWQNSLVTIVSGLINITLNLIWIPQFGINGAAWATIVSTCGVTLLINLCMYFYCNKANKKDLEVS, encoded by the coding sequence ATGCGCGAGTTATGGGTAAAAATTTTACACACAAGCGGTGCCAGAGTATATAAATTAATTTCTAGTTTAATTGTATTCGTCATAACTGCCAGGTTGTTAGGTGCCGAAGGAAGAGGGTTAATCGTAGCGGTAATTACTTGGGTAACATTATTTAGTACTGTTGGACATTTTAGTCTTGGTCAAGTATCAATACACCGCGCCTCTCAAGTTAAAGGTAAAGACTGGTATTCAAAAACCTTTATTTCATTAATATATTTGGGAATATTGATCTCTTTAGCTTCAATCATAATTGCATTCATTTTGTTTGTATATAGTAATGGTGAATTCTACGGAGGAATACCAGCTTCTCTGCTAATTATTGGCTTTTTTCTTCTGCCTTTACAAATATGGGAGAAATACAGCAGTAGTTTATTAATGGCTATTGACAAGTTAAATAAATACAATAAAGCACTTATAATTGGATCGTCGTTTAATCTTCTTTTAACAGCAGTTTTTGTTGGGGTATTTAAATGGGGTGTTATAGGTGCTTTGATCTCCAATATAATTTCCCAAATATATATATCTAGTGCTGGACTAATAATTCTTTGGAAAATGTACGATCGACGAATAATGTTTGAGTTACAAGAAGCCATAAGATTATTCTCTGATGGTTTTAAGTTGCATTTAAATGCCATTGGTGCTTTTCTCATTAATAAGTCAGATATATTAATGTTAAATCATTTTTTGTTAGTAAGGGATGTTGGTATATACCAATTCGCTTATCAACTTATTTCCATATTATTAATAATACCAACGGCAACATTGTCAGTATTCTATTCTAAGATGGCACAAGTTGGGGTAAATAAGTTCTGGGATAATCAAAAAAAAATAATGATTAAAATTTTAGCAATTATAATTTTAATTTCTTTAATTGGCTTTATACTAGCACCGTACATTATACCATTTATAGCTGGAGAAGAATTTTCGAACTCCATAAACATATTCAGATTACTATTAATTTCATTATTCGGACTAAGTTTTTCAACATTAATGGCCAATCAATGGGTTGGTAGGGGGTTATTTTGGCAAAACTCATTAGTTACTATAGTTTCCGGTCTTATTAATATTACTCTAAATTTAATATGGATTCCGCAGTTTGGAATAAATGGGGCTGCTTGGGCTACGATAGTAAGTACGTGTGGAGTAACACTATTAATCAACTTATGTATGTATTTCTACTGTAATAAAGCTAACAAAAAAGACTTAGAGGTGAGCTAA
- the rfbB gene encoding dTDP-glucose 4,6-dehydratase gives MRYMITGGAGFIGSNFIYYMFEKYGTSIEIVNIDCLSYAGNLGNLNKLDNELLSNNNYTFEKTNICDHESISGIFRNYEPDYVINFAAESHVDRSIEDPQIFLKTNVLGTQVLLENSLKYGVKRFHQVSTDEVYGSLGQSGFFSESSPIDPHSPYSASKASADLICKAYFDTFRLPITISRCSNNYGPYQHPEKLIPMVITNALVGKNIPVFGDGLNIRDWLHVDDHCRAIDLIVHKAEDSEVFNIGGHNEFANINIVKLILRELLNLLPKDHLSRNVISEKLITFVDDRLGHDRRYAINPEKMKKTFDWEPDISFKKGIKSTIKWYLDNQKWLNNLFQEKV, from the coding sequence ATGAGATATATGATAACAGGTGGGGCAGGATTTATTGGAAGTAATTTCATTTATTATATGTTTGAAAAATATGGTACATCCATTGAAATAGTAAATATCGATTGTCTATCTTATGCGGGAAATCTAGGCAATCTCAATAAACTTGATAACGAACTATTGTCTAATAATAACTATACTTTTGAAAAAACCAATATTTGCGACCATGAATCAATTAGTGGAATTTTCCGGAATTATGAACCCGATTATGTTATTAATTTTGCTGCCGAATCTCATGTAGACAGAAGTATAGAAGATCCACAGATCTTTTTGAAAACCAATGTTTTAGGTACCCAGGTTTTATTAGAAAACTCTTTGAAATATGGGGTGAAGAGATTTCATCAAGTTTCTACGGATGAGGTATATGGTTCATTAGGTCAAAGTGGATTTTTTAGTGAATCAAGCCCTATAGATCCACACTCACCATATTCAGCATCAAAGGCTTCAGCAGATTTAATTTGTAAAGCTTATTTTGACACGTTTAGATTACCAATAACAATTAGTAGATGTTCCAATAATTATGGTCCATATCAACATCCAGAAAAGCTAATACCTATGGTTATAACAAATGCATTAGTTGGGAAAAACATACCGGTTTTTGGAGATGGATTAAATATCAGGGATTGGTTACATGTTGACGACCATTGTAGAGCAATTGATTTAATAGTTCACAAGGCGGAAGATAGTGAAGTTTTTAATATCGGTGGTCATAATGAATTTGCAAATATAAACATAGTAAAACTAATACTTCGGGAATTATTAAATCTGTTACCAAAAGATCACTTGTCCAGGAATGTAATTTCTGAAAAGTTAATAACCTTTGTGGACGATCGTTTAGGACACGATAGGAGATATGCTATTAATCCGGAAAAGATGAAGAAGACTTTCGATTGGGAACCTGACATCTCTTTTAAAAAAGGTATAAAATCTACAATCAAATGGTATCTTGATAATCAAAAATGGTTGAACAATCTTTTCCAGGAAAAAGTGTAA
- a CDS encoding sugar phosphate nucleotidyltransferase: MKGVILAGGRGTRLHPLTKVTNKHLLPVGHEPMIYNPIKQLVSCDITEILIITSTQHMGDVVNLLGSGKEFGCEFTYKVQEEAGGIAQALSLAENFASNEKIVVILGDNISDKSIKKSVDSFRHQEIGARVLLKKVGDPERYGVAAIDERNVIQIEEKPQEPKSDFAVIGYYMFDNQVFDFIREIAPSGRGELEITSVNNLYISAGQLKYDIHEGNWTDAGTIVSYQYANQFLIKVKNEIQG; the protein is encoded by the coding sequence ATGAAAGGAGTTATTTTAGCAGGGGGTAGAGGTACAAGGCTACATCCTTTAACCAAAGTCACGAATAAACACTTATTACCGGTCGGTCATGAGCCGATGATTTATAACCCAATAAAGCAATTAGTTTCATGCGATATAACGGAAATATTAATAATTACTAGTACACAACATATGGGAGATGTTGTTAATCTTCTTGGTAGTGGAAAGGAATTCGGTTGTGAATTTACCTATAAAGTTCAGGAAGAGGCTGGAGGTATAGCGCAAGCTTTGTCTCTCGCCGAAAACTTTGCCAGTAATGAAAAGATTGTGGTAATACTAGGTGATAACATTTCCGATAAGAGCATTAAAAAAAGTGTAGATTCTTTTAGGCATCAAGAAATTGGTGCGAGGGTATTATTAAAGAAAGTAGGAGATCCTGAAAGGTACGGTGTGGCCGCAATTGATGAAAGAAATGTAATTCAAATAGAAGAAAAGCCACAAGAACCTAAGTCTGACTTCGCTGTTATTGGGTACTATATGTTTGACAATCAAGTGTTCGATTTTATACGTGAAATAGCACCATCAGGCAGAGGCGAGCTAGAAATCACTTCAGTGAACAATTTATATATTAGTGCCGGGCAATTAAAGTACGACATACATGAAGGTAATTGGACTGATGCAGGTACTATTGTTTCTTATCAATATGCGAATCAATTTCTAATCAAAGTGAAAAATGAAATACAGGGGTAG